The sequence GACGATGAACGATCTGGCGCGCCGCGGCGAGCGGTAGCACTCGGTCAGTAGTCCACAGGGCGGATCGCGCGTTTGCCGCTGAAATCGCCCCAAACAGCTGTGGACAACTGCCCCACCCCTGTGGACAACAGGGGTGGCGAGTCAACCGGCCGTCACGGCCGGACCTTGCCCGGGGGGCTCAGCCGATGGTCTCGTACGCCGCTTTGGTGGGCCCCGCACCGTCCACCGGCCCCGCGCCGGGCAGGGGGCCCGGCACGGCACCCGCCACGGGACCCGGCAGGACCTCCACCACGACTTCTGCCACGGTCGCCACCTCCGCCGACACCGTCCGCGCGGCGCGGGAGCTCCCGTAGAGCAGGGACGCGAGGAGCAGGCCGAGGACCCCTCCGACCAGTTGGGCAGCGACGAATCCCGGCAGCGACTGCGGTGCTATGCCGGTGAAGGAGTCGCTGAAGCTGCGCCCGATGGTGCCGGCCGGGTTCGCGAAGGAACCGGACGAGGTGAACCAGATCGCGGCCGCGATGTACGCGGCGACCGCGCCCGGGATGAGCCTGGGCCGCCCGATGCGCTCCAGGCCCTGGATGACCAGCACCAGCCCGGCGGTGGCGACGACCTCGCCGATGAGCAGGTGGCCGCCGTCGCGGACCTGGGTGGCGAAGGTGCCGGGGGTGCGGCCGAACATGGCGTCCGCGAGGACGGCTCCGCCGATGGCTCCGGCGGTCTGGGCCGCGGTGTAGACGAGGGCCTCCTGGCCGCCGAGTCCCGCACCGCCCCTGCGCCGGGCCCACCAGGAGGTGAGGGTGACCACCGGATTGAGGTGGGCGCCGGACAGCGGCCCGAAGAGGGTGATGATCAGCCCGAGACCGATGGCGGAGGCGAACGTGTTGGCGACGAGGGCGACACCGGTGTCGCGGGTGAGTGCGGCGGCCTGGATTCCGGAGCCGATCACCACCACGAGCAGACCGGCGGTACCGATGAACTCGGCGGCGGCGCGGCGTGGAAGGGAAGCGTGCGCTGTCATGATTTCTCCCCATGGGCAGACGTAGCAGCGGAAAATGTATTCCGTATCTCGGAATGGCGATAGAGGGTGTCCACCCCTGCCGAGCACCGAAAAATCCCTGCCCGAACGCCGCCCGACCGGGCACCCTGGGGCCATGGACGAAAGACGCACCGTGAAGGTGTCCAAATACGTCTCGAAACACCTCCGGCATCAGCCGGAACGGATCGGACTGGTGCTCGACCCACACGGCTGGGTGGAGATCGACGACCTGCTGCGCGCGGCCGCCGCCCACGGCTTCGCCTTCAGCCGCGCCGAGCTCGACCACGTCGTCGCCGCCAACGACAAGCAGCGGTTCGCCGTCGACGGCACCCGGATCCGGGCCAGCCAGGGACACACCGTCTCCGTGGACCTCGGCCTCCCGGAGGCCGAACCGCCCGCGTACCTCTACCACGGCACCGTCGCCGCCGCCCTGGACCCGATCCGCGCCGAGGGCCTGCGCCCGATGGCCCGCCACCACGTGCACCTGTCCCCCGACCGGGAGACCGCGACCCGGGTCGGTGCACGGCGCGGCCGGCCGGTCGTGCTCAGCGTGGACGCGGCAGCGATGCGAGCGGCCGGGCACGTCTTCCGGATCAGCGCCAACGGGGTGTGGCTGGTGGACGCCGTACCACCGCAGTTCCTGCGCTTCCAGTAGGACATGCCGCCAGGCAGGGCCTCCCGTAGCGGCGGGCATGGCGCCAGGCAGGCCCCCGCACCACCGGTACCGCCTGTCCTGCCTGGCGGCAGCGAATTCGGGCGGAGATCCTCAGGCCGTCCCCCTACTCTGTTCCCACTCAGGGATCAGTGAGGGGGGACCTCGCGATCACCGAACCACCCATGCACGTACGCGAGGTGCCGCCCCATGACGTCCACGCCCCACAGTTTCCAGGTCGATCTGCGCGGTCTGGTCGACCTGCTCTCCCATCACCTCTACTCCAGCCCGCGGGTCTACGTCCGCGAGCTCCTGCAGAACGCCGTGGACGCGATCACCGCCCGCCACGCCCTCGACCCGGCGGCCGAGGTCCGCATCCGGCTGTCGGCCACCGGCGACAGGGTGACCATCGAGAACAGCGGCATCGGCCTGACCGCCGCCGAGGCCCACTCCCTCCTCGCCACCATCGGCCGCAGCTCCAAGCGCGGCGGGGACAGCGCCGTCGAGAAGATCCGCGGCCTGGAGACCACCCGTCAGGAGTTCCTCGGCCAGTTCGGCATCGGGCTGCTCGCCTGCTTCGTCGTCGCCCGCCAGATCCGCGTCGTCACGCGCTCCGCCCGCGATCCCCAGGCCGCGCCCGTCGAATGGCTGGCCACGGACGACGGTTCGTACACCGTGCGCGAACTCCCCCACGAGGCACGCACGGAGCCCGGAACCACCGTCGTCCTGGAGCCCCGGCCCGGGGCCGAAGAATGGACCACCTCCGCCAAGGTCGAGGAACTGGCCCGTGACTACGGCTCTCTGCTCCCCTACGACATCACCTTCGACGACGGGCAGGGCGACGGGCAGGGCGACGGGCGCGGCGACGGGCCGCGCTCCGTCACCGACCGGCCCCCCGTGTGGGAGCGCCCCTTCCCCACCCCCACCGCCCGCCGCGTAGCGCTCGCCGGGCACTGCACGCAGCTCTTCGGGTTCACCCCGCTCGACAGCATCGACCTCGACCTCCCGGTCGCCGGGGTGCGCGGAGTGGCGTACGTCCTCCCCGAACCCACCAGCCCCGCCCACCGGTCCGGACACCGCGTGCACCTGAAGGGCATGCTGCTGACCGACCGGGCCGACAACCTGCTGCCGGACTGGGCGTTCTTCGTCCGCGCCGTCATCGACACGGACACCCTGAGGCCCACCGCCTCCCGCGAGAACCTGTACGACGACGAGACCCTGGCCGCCGTCCGGGACGCGCTCGGTGCCCGGGTCCGGACCTGGCTCGCCGAGCTCGCGGCCAGTGAGCCGGAGCGCCTCGCGGCCTTCCTGCGCGTCCACCACCTCGGCGTGAAATCGCTGGCCCGGCACGACGCCGACCTGCTCGGGCTGATGCTGCCGTGGCTGCCGTTCGAGACCAGCGACGGTTCGATGAGCCTGGAAGAGTTCGCAGCCGCCCACACGGAGATCCACTTCACGCGCACCGTCGAGGAGTTCCGCCAGATCGCACCCATCGCCGCGGCCCACGGCCTCGGAGTCATCAACGCGGGATACACCTACGACGCCGACCTGCTCGCCCTGCTGCCCGTGGTGCGGCCCGAGCTCAAGGTCGTCGAGCTGGACGCCGGAGCGGTCACCGAGCGGCTCGACCCGGTGCCGACCTCCGCCGAACTGACCCTCGCCCCCTTCCTGGCCACGGCCCGCACCCGGCTGGAACCCCAGAGCTGCGACGTCGTACTGCGCGCCTTCCAGCCCGTCGCCGTCCCCGCCCTCTACCTCGACGACCGCCAGGCCCGGCAGGAACGGGACCGGACAGCCGCCCTCGACAGCGCCGACTCCCTGTGGAGCGGCATCCTCGGCGCTCTGCGCGGCTCCGCTCCGCGCGCCCGCCTGGTCCTCAACCACAACAACCCGCTGATCCGCCGGATCGCCGCCCTCCCCGACGAGGCTCTGACCGCGACCGCCGTCGAATCGCTCTACGGCCAGGCCCTGCTGATGTCCCAGCGGCCGCTGCGCGCGGCCGACACCACCCTGCTCAACCGGGCCTTCCTCGGACTTCTGGAGTGGGCTACACACCCCGCCGACACCCAGGAGGACCAGAAGTGAGCCCGATGACCGCCGAGGAAATCCGCCAGGCGCTCCATACGAACCGGTCCCTCCCCAACGGACCCGCGCGCAGTGCCCAGGCGGAGACCCTGGCCAACGCCGCCGAAGCCTGCGGCGACAGCCGCCTGTTCCGCCAGGCGCTGGTCAACCAGATCGACGCCTACGAGTACAGCTCCGAGCGGACCCGCATGGTGGTCCCGTTCGCCCGGCTGCTCCAGGAGTACGACCGCGACCCGGGCGGCTTCGACGGCGGCGAGGCCCACTCGTTGTTCTGGCGGTTCAAATGGGTCTCCGGCCAGCTCGTCAGCTCCCCCGAGATCCCCCTGTCCTCGGTCACCGGCTGGCTGGAGGACATGGAACGGCGCTACCGGCTCGCCGGATACAGCGAGCGCGCGGTGCGCCAGTCAGAGTTCTACCTCGCCGAAGCCACCGGAGACGACGAGCGGGCGGAGCGGGCCGTCAGCCGCTGGCAGTCCGCCGACCGCGACACGATGAGCGACTGCCACGCCTGCGAGACCAACTCCCAGGGCTGGTTCTGGGCGGGCCGCGGCGATGACGCGAAGGCCGTCGACATCTGGGAGCCCGTGCTGGCCGGCAAGCAGTGCTGCCGGGAGGAGCCCCACCGGGTGCTAGCCCGCTCCCTGCTCCCCCTGGTCCGGCTCGGCCGCGGCGCCGAGGCCCGCGCCCACCACCTGCGTGGCTACCGCATGGCGCGCGGCAACGAGAGCCTGCTGCGCTCCATCGGCGAGCACATCGAGTTCTGCGCGCTGACCGGCAACGAGGCCCGCGGCCTGGAGATCCTCTCCGAGCACGCCGCCCGCCTGGGGCCGCTCGTGGACGTCGAGGCGCAGCTGCAGTTCTACGGCGGCGTCCTCGTGCTGCTGCGCCGCCTCGGCGAACTCGGGCACGGGGCGGACCCGTCCGTCTCCTACGGGGGCACCGCGCGCACCGTGGACGAGCTGCACGGGATCCTGCTCGAGGACGCCCTGGCGATCGCCCGGCGCTTCGACGAACGCAACGGCAACACCCGGGTCTCTGACCGGCTCGTCGAACGCATCGGGCGGACTCCGCTGCTCGACGCGCTCCCGCTGGGTGTGCGCAGCACGGCGCTGGCGCGGACGGCGTCCGCCCCCGTACGGAAGGCCCCCGCTCCGGGCCCGGCCGAGGGCTTCGCGGAACTGGTGGAGCGGGCCCGGACAGCACGGGACCTCGGGCACCCCGGCACGGACGCGCTGTGGGCCGAGGTCGCCCTGCGCCCCGAGGCCGGGGCGGACCCGGTGGTCGCCGCCGATGTGGCGGACCACCGGGCATTGGCAGCCGCGCGGGCCGGGTCCGGCGAGGCCGCGCGGTTGCTGGCGGGCGTACGCGACAGCTACCGGGAAGCGGGGCGGGCCGAGCGCGCCGCCCTGGCCGAGCTGCGGCTGGCGACCGTGGCCGCGCAGTCCGGGACCGAGACGGGGGAACTGCGGAAGCTGCTGGCCGTGGCCCTGCGCGCCGCCGAGGCGCTGGACGCGGACGAGCCGCTGCGGACCCGGCGGATCGCGTACGCGGAACTGACCGCGATCCGGGTGGAGTCGCACCTGCGCTCGCTCGACGCGGCACAGGACCACGACGGCCACGACCACGGGCCCTCCCACGGGCACGGGCACGACCACTCACACGGTCCGCGGCACGCGCACGGCGAACTGACCGCCGAGCTCGGCGCCTTCGTCGACGCCTACGCGCCGGCCCTGCCCGACGTGGCGGCGGAGGCCGAGGAGATGCTGGGCCGCCTCGCCCTGGCGCAGGGCGACCCGGAGCGTGCCGTGGCACTGCTCGCCGTGTCCGCCGAGCGGTCGGTCGCGGCGGGCCGGCCGTGGCTCGCCGTGGACCCGCTGGTGCTGCGGGCAGGTGTGCTGATGTCCCTGGACCGCCCCGCGGAAGCGGAGGAGGCGGCCCGGGCGGGGCTGGCGCACGCCGCCGAGGTGACCGACGCCGAGGCGCAGGGCGTCGCACGGTTCACCCTGGCCGACATCCTGCTGCGGCGGAACGCGGAGGCCGCGGAGGCCGCCGGGCACGCACTGGAGGCGGCGCACTGGTTCGACCTGGCCGGGCTCACCGCCGACGGCGGTGCCCAGGCCCGGCTGCTGCTCGCCCGGTGCCACGCCCGTGACGGCCGCACCGCCGAGGCGGCCGAGGTGCTGCAGTCGACGCTGCCGGACCTGCTGGAGCACGGCGAGGGCCAGGCCGTCTCCGCACGGGAGTTCCTGGGCGACCTGCTGCGCGAGCTGAGGGACGCCCGGGGCGCGGCGGAGCAGTACCTGCTGGCGGCGGAGCTGGCCGAGGACTGGGAGGACCCGCGTCCGCAGGCGGGCTTCGCCCAGGCGGCCGCCGATCAGCTCTCCGAGGCGAGGCTGGTACCGGAGGCGGTCGCGGCGTACGAGCGGGCCCTCGCACTGCGTCGGCGGTCGAAGGACGCGCCGGTCTCCGAGGTGCGGATCCTGCGCTCGCTGGCCTGGCTGGGGCTGCGCGACCAGGTCGACAACGCGGCGGTGTCGGGGGCGCGGGCCCGGATGGTCGAGGCGACCGAGGTACTGGCCGCCGCTCTGGCCGAGGTCCCCGACGACCCCGAGGCGCGGGCCGAACTCGCAGAGACCTGGAACCAGCTGGCACAGGTCCTCGACCGGCGGGTCTGCGCGTACGAGGACCAGTACGGGGAGGAAACGGAGGAAGACCGGGACTCCGCAACCGCCGAACCGCTGAGCGCGGCGGAGCTTGAGGCGCTGCGGCTGGAGGAGGTCCTGCTCTGGGACCGGGCCGCCGCGCTGCACGCGGAACTCGGCCCGGACCAGTTGGAGGCCCGGTACCAGTGCGTGAGCAACGCCGCCTGGACCGAGCAGGAGCTGGGCCGGCCCGAAGCCGGCGCCGCCCGGGTCTCGGCGCTGGCGGACGAGGTCCGGGCACTGCCCGAGGGCGCCGCACCGGAATGGCTGCTGCAGAGCGCCGAACGCACCGCGCAACAGCTGTTGCGCGCCGCGTCCTGACGCCGTCCGCTGCCGCCGCCGCTCCCTGGAGAGGGGCGGCGGCAGTTGCGGCGGAAGAGACTGCGGCGGGCCCGCTCAGCGCAGCTGGGACAGGGCCTCGGAGGCGATCTGCTCGAAGACCCCCTGGTCTGCGGCGAAATCCGAGTCGGGGACCGGCCAGTGGATCACGATCTCGGTGAAGCCGAGCTCCTGGTGGCGGCCGGCGAAGTCGACGAAGGCGTCCACGGACTCCAGCGGGCGCCCCCGGTCCGGGGTGAATCCCGTGAGCAGGATCTTGTCGAGCTCGGCCACATCCCGGCCGGTCTCCGCACACGCTTTGCCGAGCTTGTCGACCTGGCCGCGGATGGCCTCCACCGACTGCTCCGGGGTGCCCTCCTCGAAGATCTTCGGGTCGCCGGTCGTCACCCACGCCTGCCCGTGGCGCGCGGCGAGCTTCAGGCCGCGCGGGCCGGTCGCGGCGACGGCGAAGGGCAGCCGGGGCCGCTGGACACAACCGGGGATGTTGCGCGCCTCCACCGCCGAGTAGAAGTCGCCGGACTGGCTCACCGCGCCCTCGGTCAGCAGCCGGTCCAGCAGCGGCACGAACTCGGCGAAGCGGTCCGCGCGCTCGCGCGGGGTCCAGGGCTCCTGGCCCAGCGCGGTGGCGTCGAAGCCGTTGCCGCCCGCCCCGATGCCGAGGGTGATGCGCCCGCCGGAGATGTCGTCCAGGCTGATGAGCTCCTTGGCGAGGGTCACCGGGTGCCGGAAGTTCGGGGAGGTGACCAGCGTGCCCAGGCGAATCCGCCCGGTGACGGCCGCTGCCGCTGTCAGGGTCGGTACCGCCCCGAACCACGGGCCGTCACGGAAGGTCCGCCAGGACAGATGGTCGTAGGTGTAGGCGGCGTGGAAGCCGAGCTCCTCGGCCCGCACCCACTGGTCGCTGCCTCCCTTGTGCCACGGGCGTACAGGGAGGATGACCGTGCTCAGGCGCAATTTCATGCCTTCGAGCCTACGGCGCCCCAGGCGCCGATCGTGTTTCACGTGAAACATCGCCGTCGGCGCCGGCGTCTGCGCGCCGATGTTTCACGTGAAACACGGGCCACTCGGCCGGGTCTTTCCGATCATGGTCCTGTGGTGCGGGCCCATGGGCGAAGATGGAGCGTGACCTCGGCTCCCCAGCGCCCGGACGGGCCAACCCCCGCACCCCGGCTCATTGCCACCGACCTCGACGGCACCCTGCTGCGCGACGACAAGTCCGTCTCGCTCCGCACCGTCGCCGCGCTCGCCGCCGCCGAAGAGGCCGGGATCGAGGTCTTCTTCGTCACCGGGCGCCCGGCCCGCTGGATGGACGTGGTCAGCGACCACGTCCACGGCCACGGCCTGGCGATCTGCGCCAATGGCGCCGCGGTGGTCGACCTCCATGCCGGACGTGAGTTCGTGCAGGTCAGAGCGCTTCCCCGGGCAGCTGCTCTGGCCGTCGTGGATGCTCTGCGCGCCGCCGCCCCCGGCACCTCCTTCGCCGTCGAGCTGACCACCGGGATCAACTACGAGCCCGAGTACCCGCCGTTCTTCAAGGACGCCGGAGCGAACATCGCCACCGCCGAGAAGTTGCTGCACGAGGACCCGGACGGCAGCGCCGCACCCGTGCTCAAGCTGCTCGCGCACCACGCCGAGCTCGCCCCCGACGAGTTCCTGACGCTGGCCCGCTCCGCCGCCGGCCAGTACGCCTCGATCACGCGCTCCAGCCCGACCTCCCTGCTGGAGATCAGCGGACAGGGCGTCTCCAAGGCGAGCACCCTGGCGCTGTGCTGCGCGGAGCGGGGGATCTCCCCTGCCGAAGTGGTCGCCTTCGGGGACATGCCCAACGACGTGGAGATGCTCAGCTGGGCGGGCACCTCGTACGCCATGGGCAACGCCCACCCGGATGTGATCGCCGCCGCCTCCGGCCGTACGACGGCCAACAACGAGGACGGTGTCGCCGTGGTCATCGAGCACATCCTGGCGGAACGCGTCGCGCACCGCCAGGAACGGCCGCAGGACCAGAAGCAGGCACAGAAGCAGGAGCAGCAGCAGGCCTGACAGGGCGCCCACGGCTCAGAGCGGGGCCTCCCACACCAGGGTGGTGCCGCCGCCGTCCTCGCCGAGGCCCGGGCCGTACGAGCTCGCGCCTCCCAGGGACTCGGCCCGGCGCCGCAGGTTCCGCAGCCCGCTGCGCCGTCCGCCCTGGGCGATGCCCACCCCGTCGTCGGCGACCTCCAGCCGCACGCCGGGGCGCCCGTCGGCCAGCGTGATGGTGGAGTCCACCACCACCTCGATCCGCGAGGCGTCCGCGTGCCGGAAGGCATTCGACAGGGCCTCGCGGAGCGCCGCGATCAGGTTCTTGCCGACCAGCTCGCCCACGGCCGCGTCGATCGGGCCGAGGAAGCGGTGTGCGGGCTTGAAGCCCAGCGGTACAGCGGCCATGTTGATCTCCCGCAGTACCCGGGTGCGCAGCCCCGACGGGGCCTCCGCCGGGCCCTGCTGGAGGGCGAAGATCGCGGTGCGGATCTCCTGGATCGTCACGTCCAGCTCGTCCACGGCCTTGCCGACCCCGTCGCGGACCTCGGGGACGATGGACCGGCGCTGGGCCCCCTCCAGCATCATCCCGGTGGCGAACAGCCGCTGGATGACCAGGTCATGGAGATCGCGGGCGATCCGGTCGCGGTCCTCGAACACGGCGAGCCGCTCCCGGTCGCGCTGGGCCTCGGCCATCATCAGGGCGAGCGCCGCCTGGGAGGCGAACTGCGTGGCCAGGGTCCGCTCGGCCTCGCTGAAGGGACGGGTGCCTCGGGCCCTGGGGGTGACCAGGGCGCCCAGCACCCGCCCGCCGCTGTGCAGCGGCAGCATCATGCAGGGCCCGAACTGGCTGGTGAGCTTGCTGATCATGCGGGGGTCGGACGCGGCGTCGTCGACGAAGACCGGCTCGCCGTGCAGCAGTCTGTCCACCACCGGGCTCTCGGCCGGGATCACCACACCCAGCGAGGTGGCCGGGTTCTCGGCGGAGACGGCGACGATCTCCATCCCGCCGTCCAGGGCCGGCAGCATCACGATTCCCGCGGAGGAGTCCGCCAGGCGGCGGGCCTGCTCGGCGACGACCACGAGGGCATCGTCCGCGTCCCCGCCGGACAGCAGGGCGGTGGTGACGGCCACCGAGCCGTCGATCCAGCGTTCGCGCTGGGTGGCGGCCTCGTAGAGCCGGGCGTTGCCGATGGCGATGCCCGCCTCGGTCGCCAGCACCCGGACCATGTGGACGTCGTAGTCGCTGAACTCGCCGCCACCGTTCTTCTCGGCGAGGTAGAGGTTTCCGAAGATCTCCCCCTGCACCCTGATCGGAACGCCGAGGAAGGTCCTCATCGGCGGGTGGCGCTCCGGGAATCCGGCCGAGCGCGGGTCCTTGGTCAGATCGGCGAGGCGCACCGTGTCCGGATGCGAGATCAGCGCGCCCAGCAGCCCCCGCTTCCCGTCCGGGCGGTGGCCGATCTTCCGGGCGAGCTCGGAGCTGATCCCGTAGGTGACGAAGTCCGAAAGCCCGCGGCCCTCGGTGTCCACGACACCGATCGCCGCGTAGCGGGCGTCCGCCAGCTCGGCCGCGGTCTCGCAGATGCGGTCCAGTGTGGAGTGCAGTTCCAGTCCGGTCCCGACCGACCTCATGGCTTCCAGCAGTTGCGGCACCCGGGCCGTGAGCTCGGTGGACAGGCCCTGGAGACTCCTGGTGGCCTGGGTCGCGGCCTCCAGGGGGTCCGGCGTTCCCGGTGATGGATCCGACGGTTGCGGGGACTCCTGCACTGACATGACCTTGAGACTAGTTAGTCCCGATTGGTGGGGAAAGTTGCAGCGCGAGCAAAGTCGGCCCGGTGAAACTCGGCCACGCTCCCGTCAGCCGCCCTCTCCCGTTCCAGCAGCCGCCGCAGCGGCCCCTCCGCTGCCGCCAGCTCCGCGTACCCGCCACGTTGCACGACCGCCCCGCGGTCCAGTACGAGGACCTCGTCGACCGCCTCCAGACCCGCCAGCCGGTGCGTGATCAGCACGGTGGTACGCCCCACGGTGGCGGCCAGCAGATCCGCCGTCAGGGCGTCGGCCATGGCCAGGTCCAGGTGCTCGGCCGGCTCGTCCAGGACCAGTACGGGGAAGTCGGCGAGCAGGGCCCGGGCCAGGGCCAGGCGCTGGCGCTGGCCGCCGGATATCCGCTCACCGTGCTCGCCGACCAAGGTGTCCAGCCCGTCCGGCAGCCCGTCGGCCCACTCCAGCAGCCGGGCCGCGGCCAGCGCCTCCCGCAGCTCCTCCTCGCTCGCCCCGGTCCGGGCCAGCCGCAGGTTCTCCCGCACCGAGCTGTCGAAGAGGTGCGCGTCCTGGGCGCAGAGGCCGACGACGGTCCGTACGTCGTCGCCGTCGAGCAGCCGCGCATCCGTCCCGCCCAGGGTGTACAAGCCTTCGCGCGGGTCCAGGAAGCGCAGCAGGACCTGGGCCAGCGTGGTCTTGCCCGAGCCCGAGGGACCGACGACGGCGATGCGGCGGCCGGCTTCCAGGGTGAGGTCCAGCCCGTGCAGCGCGTCCCGCTCCTGCCCGGGGTGCCGGGCGGCGAGCCCCGTCAGCCGCAGCGGGAAGGCCTCGGCGGGGATCCGGTGCGCCTGTTCGGGCTCGGCGACCGGGACCGGCGCGTCGATGACCTCGTAGACCCGCTCGGCGCTACGCCGCACCCGCTGGCGGTACTGGACGGCGAGCGGAAGCCCGTTGACCGCCTCGAAGGCTGCCAGGGGAGTCAGTACGGCGACGGCCATGGCCACCCCGGACAGCCGCCCCTCGTGAACCGCGCTCGCGGCAACAGCCGCGGCGGCCACGACGGTGAGCCCGCAGACCAGCGCGGACAGTCCGCTGCCCAGCCCGGTGGCGGCCGCCCCCCGCGCGGCGATGCCCGTCAGCACGCCGTCGCTCTGCCGCGCGCGGTTCTTCCTGTCCTCCAAGGCGCCGGCGACGGTCAGTTCCGCGGTACCCGTGAGCAGATCGGCCACCCGGGTCGCGAGCTCGCCCCGTGCGGGCGCGAGCCTGCGCTCCGCGCGGCGGGCGCACGCCCCGCTGACCAACGGCACTCCGATGCCTGCGGCCAGCAGACCGCCTGCGAGGACGGCTCCGGCGGCGGGAAGCAGCCAGGTGGTGAAGGCCACGGACCCGGCGCCGACCAACACGGCGGTGCCGAGCGGCAGCAGCCAGCGCAGCCAGTAGTCCTGCAAGGCGTCGGCGTCGGCCACCAGCCGGGCCAGCAGATCCCCGCGGCGGTGCTCGCGCAGCCCGGCGGGCGCGACCCGCTCCAGCCGGCGGTAGACCGACACCCGCAGGTCGGCGAGCATCCGCAGCACGGCGTCGTGCGAGACGAGCCGCTCGGCGTACCGGAAGACCGCCCGGCCCAGTCCGAAGGCGCGGGTGGCGGTGACGGCCACCATCAGGTAGAGCACGGGGGGCTGTTCGGAGGCCCGCGAGATGAGCCACCCGGACACGGCCATCAGCCCGACGCTGCACCCGACGGCCAGCGCCCCGAGCAGCAGTCCGAGCCGGAAGCGCCCTTGCCACGCCTGGGCCACGGCCCGCACCCGGCGCAGCGGATCG comes from Streptomyces sp. NBC_01408 and encodes:
- the cydD gene encoding thiol reductant ABC exporter subunit CydD is translated as MKPIDPRLLRYARSTRLFLGAVVALGLAGAGLVVGQAMLIAEIVVGAFEEGLDGEALRTPLLLLAAVALGRGLIAWLTELAAHRAGAAVKSELRGRLLERAAELGPGWLTGQRTGSLVALATRGVDALDDYFSRYLPQLGLAVVVPVAVLARIVTEDWVSAAIIVVTLPLIPLFMVLIGMATQSRMDRQWRLLSRLSGHFLDVVAGLPTLKVFGRAKAQAESIRKITDDYRRATMRTLRIAFLSSFALELLATLSVALVAVTIGMRLVHGELDLYTGLVILILAPEAYLPLRQVGAQYHAAAEGLSAAEEIFAVLETPAAAPAGEKVLPAGTPLRIEIDGVAVRYEGRGEDSPGPVSLTVEPGECVALTGPSGVGKSTLLQVLLGFVTPSAGRVRVGGVDLADLAPAQWHERIAWVPQRPHLFAGTIAENVRLARATASDAELDAALRNAGAWEFVAALPRGAQTLLGEGGVGLSAGQRQRLALARAFLADRPVLLLDEPTAALDGETEAGIVDAVRRLAVGRTVVLVVHRPALLAVADRVVAMTAGGSTAPGPEADRPHLALPAAGSVTARDPGEWILGAAPEKARADGGTDTGGTDPLRRVRAVAQAWQGRFRLGLLLGALAVGCSVGLMAVSGWLISRASEQPPVLYLMVAVTATRAFGLGRAVFRYAERLVSHDAVLRMLADLRVSVYRRLERVAPAGLREHRRGDLLARLVADADALQDYWLRWLLPLGTAVLVGAGSVAFTTWLLPAAGAVLAGGLLAAGIGVPLVSGACARRAERRLAPARGELATRVADLLTGTAELTVAGALEDRKNRARQSDGVLTGIAARGAAATGLGSGLSALVCGLTVVAAAAVAASAVHEGRLSGVAMAVAVLTPLAAFEAVNGLPLAVQYRQRVRRSAERVYEVIDAPVPVAEPEQAHRIPAEAFPLRLTGLAARHPGQERDALHGLDLTLEAGRRIAVVGPSGSGKTTLAQVLLRFLDPREGLYTLGGTDARLLDGDDVRTVVGLCAQDAHLFDSSVRENLRLARTGASEEELREALAAARLLEWADGLPDGLDTLVGEHGERISGGQRQRLALARALLADFPVLVLDEPAEHLDLAMADALTADLLAATVGRTTVLITHRLAGLEAVDEVLVLDRGAVVQRGGYAELAAAEGPLRRLLERERAADGSVAEFHRADFARAATFPTNRD